Genomic segment of Strix uralensis isolate ZFMK-TIS-50842 chromosome 14, bStrUra1, whole genome shotgun sequence:
TTGCTTCCAATATCTGCCCATGTGAGAGGCAGTGAAAGCATCCTCATAAGCCAGGTTGAACACTAACGTAAATATGTGTGTAATTGTCAATACCTAACTTTAAGTTGAGACCAGTCTACAAATTTCAGCATAGTCCATTTCATggctttttctgaaatgaaagaaaatacagtgaagctTTGATAGTAGTTACAAACAAGTAGTACAGAGATCTTCAGGTAAGCTTCATCCAGTTTTGAGAGACTTTTTCTGGTTATGAGTTAATACTCGAAGATGTGTGGAACAAAGGTGTGCATTTAATTTTGTCCTGTTTTGCCATGTAGTAAGCTCACTGCAGTGATTAATAAGAGTATAATTCTTGCtcttgttgtttttcttctgtagatcACACTTTCCTCCATTTTCGTCCATCTCTGATTGCTGCAGCTTGTGTATGTGCCTCACGTATCTGTATGCAGATTTCTCCTGCCTGGACAACACAGCTTGAATTGCTAACGTGTTATTCCTGGGAACATCTTGCCCAATGCATTGAAATGATGCTCATGTaagatcagaaagaaagaaacctgttTGTGCTCTTAGGAAGATGTTGATACTTTTTTGTAATTGCTTAGCTAGAATTAAGATAGTAAAATATTACGTCTTCAGTTTGGGGAGaggaataaaaggggaaaaatgcaggTCCCTTTACTAAATACTGTCTTTTAACAATATTTGCAGTGCAGAATGGAGTGCACAATTTAGTGTTCATTATGTTTTCTTGTACTGATTGTCTATCTGATTGGATGAAAGCATTTACAGATGGTGGTTGAAagctttcttccctttgttttctcATTGTACCTGTCATATACTTGCTGCAGCGAGACACCAGTGTATCTCTAGCTTTGAGAATACAGTAGGGAGACATTTCAGAactattctttgttttttttctggtaaagGACATGACTGTGATGCATCAATACTGGTCCGGTATGTGAGCACATACAGtcttaatagaaaataaaaaaagtttaataaaatgGGTTGGGAGTGTTGGTGGATCTTCTAAATTCCTACTTAAAGCAGGGCTAACTGAAGTTAAATCAGACTGCTTGGGGTGTTGTCTAGTCAAGTTTTtactatctccaaggatggagacttcctAATCTCTTTGGTCAACTTGTTCTCATGATAATCAAAAgagtgaaaatgtttctttctaataCCTATCAGGAATTTGCCTTATTCCCTTATAGCTATGCACTTTAATACTCTGCAAATACTTTCACAGactatttcaaaatatatttgtgttgtGGACTTAGGGTTCTAAGATAACGAGTCCATCAGTAAAAACATACTTGTGATGCAAAATGATCCATAAACCTGTTGTTAGTGTGTGAAGATTGCAGCAGGATAATTCGAAAATAATTGTGAAAGCAACTGAGGATTACAATATACAGCTAGGGCCAAAAATCTAATTGTGTACCCTGGCTGGTGAAGACTTTGGGATATATGCATGCTCTGTGAACTTCTCTTTGataaatcttactttttttttttttttcagatattatGAGAATGACATCAAAGAAGCCAGTAACATAAAAAAGCAAGTAAGAATTCAACATCAAGAACAGGAAGCAGTGGGGAATCTGAGCCATCAAGCCACTACTCAAGTTCTCTTCCAGCAATCCAGTTATCACCCTCTAGCCCAGCATTCAGCTGCGCTTTCCCAGTTCCAGTCACCAGTGCAAGATTTGTGCTCTGCTTACCGTGACTCCTTGCAGGCCCACAGGCCCAGCAGTCTGCTCGCTGGGAGCGCCAACAGCCCGCTGCACTCCTACACAGCTCTTCAGGGCAGCCTTTGGCCGCCTGCCCAGACACTGCCCATCCAAACGCCCGTTGCTGTGCAGGTGGCATTAGGAACAGAGCCCAGACACTGCATTTCCGTGGCTTATGGCAGTAGTTACTTCAGTGGTCATCACTCGTATGCAGCTGGGTGTTTTGACGGATAAATACTCATGGGAGAAAAGGGCGATAtgaagaagagctgaagaagAGACCCTGTGAGTGATACAAGATGTCTATCTGAATGAAACCATGAAGGAACAGAATTCTTACGACTCGCTCAGAGGACGTTGATCTGGATCTACTGATCACTGGAACCTCGGTGCCTTTCTGCCAAGGGTTTTACCCTTGGCTCTtaatgagagagagaaatagaaattaattaatATACCTCAGTCAGTGTCAGTTTGAGGCATCTGTGTAGAAACCCTGTGGAGATTACTTCCTTCCAGTCTTCACTTAGTGGCTTGTCAGAGTTGGCTGAAAGCTTGTGTTGAAGAGTTATTTCAGGCTGGAGTGTTtgaatttctggcaaagcagcaaTGTACCTAGAGGATGATGTTGGAAAACACGGAGTGCTCTCCTTCTCTCCTAGTGATGTGTGGCTTGAACAGTGTCGGCTTATACTACTGGAAGCTTctattaaaatatactgaaattgGTATCAGTTAAATGTGAACTTCTCTTATGCAGAAATCTGTGTAGGACACttaattttctttgagcagaagtGATAGTTCAGGAGTAAGACtttagaataaaaggaaaaaaagaaaaacagaccaGAAGACTATCAAATCATTTTTGACTTAAAATACTCTTGGAATCTAAATGTGGTGCTGCTGAATGGAACGTCACTCTGCCTTCAAGTAGtttagaaataaaaccaaaaccttaAATCATCTCTTCGATCTTTaatgtgctgctgcttttgagaCTGGAGATTATAGTTAGTAAGATTGTTCATGAGCTTTATCAGGGATTTAATGTTACTTGAAGAAATCCTCTTGGAAGAACTCCTGAAAGGTTCACTGCCTTCAGTTATTTCATCTTTTTGGCTCAGTGACTTGTGGCAGTAGTTCAGGCTCAGGACAGAGGAACTGGTGTTAATGGGGGCAAAGATAGGGAACTGGTTAACTTTACTGTGAAATTAGAGTTTGATTGCAGTGCTAGACAATGACTgacctgtttttttaaataccatctTATCATTCTCTTGGAAAATGTAGCTGGTAAATTGAAGATCCTGTTGCTTCTTTGCAATGAGACGCACACCTACTGTTACATATCCAAAGGTTTCTTTCTTGACTGAAACCAGGGATGATTGTTCAAAAAACTGTATAGGCTTTTTTATGTTAATGTAGATATTTACAACAAATGGACTTCTGCAAATGTGAAACTTCAGTTTTGATATATGCAACCACTATTGTAAATTTTTTTGAAGGCAGTACTCCTGGTTTGTCCTTTCCCTGAAGGTCCTCAGGACAGCAATACAAGTGATGTGCAATATGTATGCTTTTACTGACTTGGGGCAATTTTTTAAAGTCATGTGTCACAGTgctgttttaaattatatttttagagaATTGTTTTTAAGGGTGTTTTAGGGTGGAGGGGAAAAACACATGCTAATGTGAGCTTGTGTAACTGTCTCTGCGAATGCAACTTTTGGTATTAAGTTAACAATTTCTTCCATTCAGCAGGCTAGAGCAAtcttcttgttattttttaaaaaatgcaaactttatTTAAAGAGGCAGTACTCAGTGGGGATTAGTCTAGAAGTTTAGAGAACTTAGTTCATCTTTTATTCTGTTGGCTCTGTATTTatattaaactttattttcagaagactttAGTGTATTTTTGTCATTCAACAGACAAAGAACAACATCTATGTAGCAGTACTGTTGTGTGGTTTTCCTTTGTTTATCACCCTTATAATTTGCATCATGTGCAATGTTGTACTTTGGACTGCCATCATGCTTAATTGTGAAAATAGTTGGTACATTCCCAGTGAAAGCTTCCAATAAACAAGCACACAGCTCAagtaccctcttttttttttttttaaaaaaaaagctaaggaGAAACCACTTAAGAGCTAGCAAAGAATATATGTCTATACCTTAAAAATACATGATCTCAGCACTCATAACATTTTACAAAACAGAAGAGGGGTAGGACAAATGTGATAGGCCTTGCCAAATAATAAATTATGAAGGATATTAGGCAGATAAGGAATTTGGTCACCacacaaaaaaggcagaaaatgtgcAGAGACAAGGTAGGGACATAAAATAATAGAACAGATTGTTCCAGCTCACAGGGCCAGTGTGTCTTGGGGATGCTGTCTTACCCTAGGAAAGTGGAAGGCTGAATAGAAGAACGCAGCTGTATTTCTTCTGGTGTCTGGATCTTCTAAGCAGGAATTGTCCACCAACTTCTAGGTCCTGTTTGTGCTGTCATATCATGAGTGGAGTTGGGGCAGATTAAGTCCAGCAGactttgaaagggaaaagatttATGAGAATTTGAGTTGGCCTAATGCTGCTTTAATTGACATCTCTCTCCAGAATGCTTTAAATGTTGGTGGCAATTCCACAAATTTAATCTCTAGATAAATACTTTTTCAtgtggctaatttttttttcttttgtgaaaacaTACTTCCTCAGGAAGAACGAATGTAGAAGAGTTCAGCCAACCCTAAAGACACTTCTCTGAAGGCTTTTTTGCCACAGTTACTTTTGGAGGGCACTGCAGAGGTGTGTGCAATGCTGagttaatttttaaacaaatggatGCAGAACTTACCACCCTGTGCTTGTGCTGTTTGCTGTCAGTTGCAGCATAGTCAGAGATCAGAATTTTTACATGCTGATTAACTCGTACTTCCCTGGCAGACTTTGAAGTAAGAGAGGCTGCTGCCAAAGCAAATGCAGTGAAACATGGCAAGGAATACAAAATGGAGTATGGCACTAATTACCTCCTCCCACGGGAGGATGTTGCAGATGTAACCAAACAAAGGAGAAAGCTGacattaaaagtaaaaaaactgTATTAGTGAGTCCTGACAAGAGCTGCAGCACAGATACAGGTGGAAAAAAGTCTGCTAATGTTGATCAGGCATCAAAGgttaaaatgacttttttttttaaatcttacagcTGTAGcttgttgcttttttaaacaggaaagggAAACTACTACCCTCTCCCTATTTGTGAGAAAGCCACCACTTGGTGTTTGTTGTCAAAGCCACTGTTTGATCCTCTTGTTTTAGCAAGTTTTACACACTCTGGCAAACAATTTTAAGTTGATATAATGCTCTTTGATCAGTATAATCAACTCATCAGTGAAGTGTACAGGTGTTGCTTAATAAAATTTAGCTTAGTGCTATTTTTTACTAAGAAGTCAAGATACTAGCAGACTTGGGCCAAACACTGATGAATTCTTAGTGATAATTTTGCacaagttgtttgggtttttttaaggagtgTTTATTTTGCTCTCTATACTGCTATTTCAAGACAAGCCTAAAGAATGTCCTCTGGTTGAAAAGGCAGCAGTGCTTTTTTCCCATGTGAAAGCACTCCTTGCATGCTTTCTAGAGAGCCTAGATAAAAATCCCACCCTTCCTTTCAAAGCATTGTTGTCTGTACAATGGGGAGCTACTTAATCACATGCAGAATGTGAAAATGTGCCAGTTGCACAACCCTAAATGTAGTTGCTTCTAGAACTGGAAGTGGTGGCTGGTTCCATTTTGCTTTCAAAGCAGGGAATTATCAGTGGAACAGTAAATCCAAAACCTGTTTCATTCCTACTGTGTTCAAGAAAAGAGGTTTCCACATGTACTCTATGTAAATAACAGGATTGCAACAAGAAAATAAGACTTCATGTTTTCCTGCAGGAGTCTGTAAAACCTTAAATTTGGGTCAAGAGGAGATActgatgaaaatgagaaaaacatgaTAGCAGTATGAAAGCATATCTTTTAATAAATGATAAATTGACTTTCTCATGTTTTCAAGCTCCTAAATTTCTGCCCTCCAACCACCAATAGGGCAAAAGACTTTCATGATCTTGCATTTTGATTTAAACTTTGGGCAGAGTATTGTCTTATTCTTTAGACAGAAGCTGAATAGAGCTTCTGTTAAGTAGGTGGTAGATAACATTTGAATATGCCAAGTATGTATCATATCCTGAAATATTTAGACTGGACAGGATtattaaatgctttgttgcaTCTTCTGATTTTTGTGTTCTGATTTTATGAGTATTTGTCAGATCTTTAGGAATGAGGTAAGCATTCATGCTGAAGATAACATTACTCTGAAAAACAATTCTTCATGTTTGTAATACAAAGAAATAGAGAGGGAAAGACAATCAGCACTCTTATTTATTTGCatagttgtttgtttttcagtgcaCTGGAAGAGACTAGCTTTACTGCCTTAAGCAATCCTTTTGCTGGTCCTTTTGTAGACTACACCAGAAGAAGTAGAAATCTGGAATAAAGAACAAGCCAAAAATTTGGTTGAACAGTGTAATTAGAGCTTCACTGTCACACAAATTAAAGAGACCTGCTGACTGACTCTCAGAACCTTTCCTTTACTGAAGCAACATTTACCCTTTGGTAGGAGACACATCTAGAAAATAAGCTGAATGTCCTTGTCAAGCCTGAAATCCACAGTGCAAAGATACTCTTACACATAAAGCACAACTTCTAAACAGGGATTTAGGGTAACTTAAACGTGTCTTGTGTTAGATGTGGCTTTACCAACTCCCAAGTTATCAGGGTTTTAGACAAGTGAGAGAACTGTTCTCCAAAAGCAATAAATGATTGGCCATATTAGTTTCAGGGAGGGTGAGTGTCCTTTCTTGATTCTCAGAGTAACTTCCTCCTAGTTAGTCTCTCAGACATATGTAACTGGCACAAACATAAGTCAATTAAGGAAAATTTGTGAGAATTTGACAATCCTATCTGTTTTACAAGGTTTACTGTAAGTATTGTAGTTTCAGTAATCTTCCAAAGCAGTGTTGCCATTTTGTTTGGTAAAATAAGATACTACTTGAAATCCAGcctcttttgtgttttgttttgttttttttcttttggtaaaacCAAGAAAATAGGGTTCTACAGAAATTCTGTGAGGAGTTGCAGCTAGATTGTTTTCAAAGCTTAAAACAAAGTTAATGACTTTATAGAAACATGTAAGTAGTAGGTTAAAAGATACGTAGGCACAGTGAATAGAGTCAAAGACATGACAGTTTGGGAATATTTCAGTCTGAACATTCTAGTTTTACAGCTATAAAACTGTGTTTATCAAAAATAATCTGATGaaaagtttcatttaattttggatTAAACCTGCACAAAACCATAGAAGATTATCTAGAGTGAAGGAGAAAGTTATTTAATAGTTTTGCTTTACTCTAAAGATTTTTTCTAAACTCAAAATTTTAAGCCTGCTGCTCTtgagcttttgtttgtttgctctttATAAACTAACCTGGATATATGAGAACTCACCTCTACTAGCTTTCCTCCACAAATCTCTGCAGTATGACGATAGTTGGGAAAATCAGCCACTATTTTCCCATCTTCCATTTTAACAGTTGCCTGTAATAGAGAAAAGTTTAATGTTCCCTGGGGTTACTGACATTTATTATCAATCAGATACACTGTAAACATCTGTACACCTGATGCttaaagtttttacttttttaaaaaagtagttgTGTATTACACATGCAGCTTCAGGAACAAGCCTAAAATCCTTGTGCTTTAGTTCTTAAATGTTCACAGTTTAAATAGAAACGTGTTCATGTAACAATACACGCAAGTTCCGTATCTACACAATAGTCACTCATAGCTCTAAAAATGATCTGACAAGAGACTTCTCATTCAGTCCTCAGTGTTCTATGGAGCTCTCTTGTTTTGGCATGATTGTATGAGTTAATTTTGAAG
This window contains:
- the CCNJL gene encoding cyclin-J-like protein → MEEQWWKGELAADIHQTLRTKELKLPMYKAHSPQIGMRRYFIDLLTVLSNHCNLCPMARHLAIYLLDLFMDRYDITVKQLHITSFACLLLASKFEEKEDKVPKLEHLNNLAYMCNVNVVLNKKDLLRMEMLLLENFNWNLYLPTPAHYIDYYLYVSIGENDLHNGWPITSLTKIKDFLEKYAYYFLDFSVQDHTFLHFRPSLIAAACVCASRICMQISPAWTTQLELLTCYSWEHLAQCIEMMLIYYENDIKEASNIKKQVRIQHQEQEAVGNLSHQATTQVLFQQSSYHPLAQHSAALSQFQSPVQDLCSAYRDSLQAHRPSSLLAGSANSPLHSYTALQGSLWPPAQTLPIQTPVAVQVALGTEPRHCISVAYGSSYFSGHHSYAAGCFDG